Below is a window of Gossypium hirsutum isolate 1008001.06 chromosome A12, Gossypium_hirsutum_v2.1, whole genome shotgun sequence DNA.
CTACATAAATTGAAAACTAAACGAGTCTGAGTTGACAAGGTTCTTTCTCTGTGTCAGTCTAGATGAGTTAATAATGAGGAGTCGAGATCAGTCAATATCCGACTATGGTGAGTAGTTCAAAATTTTTGAAGCATTAATGCTTTTTCCTCCTTGGTATATCTCATaacaagttcaattggttagttgtAATGTTTTTCAAATTTGTAACCTCTGGTGAAATACGAAAGCGTTCCAAGTTCTTCAAACCCTTTATTTTTGGATTAATAAATGCAACAGTGGAACAGGTTtgttgtatttaaattttttgtatgcTCACTAGCACTTGACATCCTTTCATGCATTATCAGGAAACGATTGTTCTTTCTTTTTGAGTTCTTTCCCCTTTAGAACAACAGTGCAAATAAGAGTTGTAACATATCCTTTTGGTTAGTAGTAAACGATCTcaattttcttttatcatcttttacatattatttttgcTGCCTTAAGATTAATGAAAGCTAATCGAACCATAACATCACTTCATTTACACGATTCTCATGTTCAAAGGGAGAGTTGTAACCAGCAGCACTGTACAGCAGAAAGCGGCCACTGTGTTGAATGGAGGCTGATGATTTATCCCTACCAGTGCCTTTGAGGCTTTTCTTCAAGGCTGATAGTTGAACAGAGATGTTGGAGTCATCCATGAAACCTCCAAATCTCCTCACAGCTGCATATTTGTGTTGAGGCAACTCCACTGGCTGTGCTTCAGCTGATAGGGGAGGGTTTCTTTGGAATTTTTGGGGCACGTAAAAGTGAACTACATAGGTTGAATTCTGGAGATGTTCTGTCCTTGGATGTATATTAACCAAAACTGGTGCTGTCATATTCATTTTCACTGCTGCATCATTGTTGCCCCGGATGTAAGCAAAGAGCCTAACCATGGAAAACAAATCGGAATTAGAAATAGAATGAGGATGATTAATGTGaaacaacaaatatatatatatcacttttttatgaatttatacttcaaacaaaacaaattcaaaattatatacatgaaatactgATGTGATATGGTTAACCAATATTAAGTAGCCCGGtgttagattattattatttaaatactaaTGTACCATTGATCTAACACATAGCGAGTGAGTTCTATTAACTGTTCAAAGAGAAATAGCATTTGGCtgattataaatgttattagGAAATAATAGAATTACTAGTGTTCTTACATTTTGAAGCCAATTGATACAGCATATGTGTTGTGCGGAAGCgtttaaaagagtaaaattattgtactaaaaaatcacactaagttcaattcccaggaaagagaggtggatcgcaaggatcgcttaagtaccaggtctttcctagccagaatatccctcaatcgtaatttaatagcacaataaatcactacaatcacacacacaattcatgcagaataatacaataaagaacacaagaatttaacgaggttcagcaaattttgcctacgtcctcgggcactaccaaatatatttcactccaaaatacaagtgagaatttacaaagagagagagagaaaacaatgccttaagtagagaatggcaagtttgagatacagaatgagagatggttatgcctatttatagttgaggttcagggatcaacttgcaaagtcactttacaattagggaccatatattgcaaatatctcatattttattatgccaatatctcgatacccatatctttgactttccaatatttgatacccatatctttgactttccaatatttgatacccatatctttgactttctattatttgatacccatatctttgattttccataaatatggataattcccaataataTGTGTAGGAGCTAGAGGAGATGGGGGGAGTAGCCACCCACATAGCCTTTGAATAACTTCTAATCTCGAATTCAGGATGGCTATGAATAAGTGTGTATGGAGCACATTCAAGGTGGCCACAGTTGAGCGGCTTCTCATACCCTTTCCCCTCTATTTGCTCTACTACTGACGCACTTAACACCAACAACACAAACCCAAACTTCTTCATTTGTCCCATACCTCCAATTTTGGATATCTATTTCTTCATGAAATATATCGCTTCCCACTCACAATCGAtatatgaacatatatatatagagagagagagagagaggagggCATGCAAAGCTACTTGTGGTTTATATTTGTTAGCTTTCATCTTTATTCTAGTGGCTACACGAATGGCAACGTTGCATGCAACTTGTTATTTTGAGCACTTGGCATTTTTCCTTTTGTCAAAGATACCACTTTTCATAATGCTTGTGGGCGGTTTCTTTTGACTATAACATGTTCATGTACATATTAGATCCTCTCAATATGTTTTGTGGAGTTTGATCTTATAGAAGATGAGaagtttttcttttaaacttCTCATTTGATTGCAACATAAACCATCGATATGTTTTGtacaacttttctttttcttttcctttttcgtGAAGTATGAGCCCAAGagcgaagccagaaaatttttttaggggggccggataaaattttaatttttttatagtttatatttttataatttgtaaaggattaaattgaatttttataattttaggggggcaaagtgcaattttacctttactaatataaaatttttaaaaaaattcaagggcctaaaataaaattttccattttagggggggtcgggcccatgccagccccctctGGCTACGCCCCTGCATGAGCTCATCATCTAATAGAAGCTTTTGTATTTCTATCAAACCAAATACGACAGGTAacaataaattttcaattctcaaatCTATATAATTATATATGCCATCATATATACGTGATCTTAAAAAAAACAATCCTAAATAGCATATTTAACACAATGACAAGTGGATAGTATCTTTAATTGATACATTAACATTTTATGTCTTGAACTAATATAGACCCCATAATTTAAATGAAAGTTATTATTTATAActataaatgttataaataaattcttttaattattaccCGATGTTAAAACTATACAAAATTCTTCCCAAAACGGttgataattttatgatattattaaaaaaaccatGACACAAAATACATATACAAAATAAGTAAACATACCATTATATAATTAGTTTAGTACCTACACATAGCATTAAATATACATGATCACAATCATGGTGCAAACATTCCTAAATATCAAAACTTCAAAATGAACCTAAAGATCAACTCAAGACATTAGGTACATAACAAACCTATATAAACTTTGATGAGTCGAAAGCTGAATTTTGGATGTTGCTAATCACCTTGAAACTTGGGATCTACGTTATCTACACATGGAAATAAACAATCCTACACTAAGCAATAGGGCTTAGTGGTGCTAACACGAGTTAACACAATTACCAAATGGAAGCAAGATACTGAATACAATTAACATGTAATTTATAACTATTGCAATACAGCGATCATTCATGTCTCATGCCTTATGTTGGTGCTTTGATACATGTTAGAACAAGGTACTTACTAACATTTGCTTTTATTTAACATAATATCTCAATCATATGAGTTACATAGTATCCCATAGGAACATATTCAtcttttcatttcataatcaaatctagtgattttttttatatccATATCGGCCCTTAGGGCTTGTATAACCAAATCACATGATCTTTCGTATTTCATCTCTATCTCTTATTACTTTAACATCAATATGCAATTGCATATTTCAATAACCAATGTCAATAAGTTAAATACATGTTTTCATAATCCTTATTAAGTGGGCACAGACTTAAGACTTATACATGGATCATCCTACCATCACACCAATATATTCAGCATCCAATGCCTCATCGGTACGTCAAAAGTATAGCATGCATTCCGTGCCTCATCAATATAAATCAAAGTATATAAATGTGTCTAGCACCTTATTGGAACGTTTGAAGTATAATATACGCTCCATGCCTCATTGGTATAAACTGAAGTAAAATCCCGTACCctaatcctatggcataccaactataCCCAACTCTACCCGAGATCTCTAATAGGGTATCCAATACTCCTAAACATATATGTTTCACATATTATGAATCTTGACATAGTAAGTTCATATCACATAAATTTGCAAACAAATCATATATACATACCTCATATACCATAATTCACCACGACACAAACACACCAATCAAGAGACAATATCAAacattactttttttaaattggtaCTTAATAGTCCATATATGTATTGAACCAAAATCATGAAAGTACAAATCGAGATAGCTACTTGTCTACAGCCTTCACCTTTCCTTTATCATGAGATGGTCCGACGTCGTCTTTAGCTATGTACAATAATTCAATTgtagaaataaaattaatttccaCTCAATCACATGAAAAGCACataattatgcataaattttatttgattcattttagtccctatatccaATATGctcatatttttcaatatttaacattgaatcaaaatctaatttcatattctttcattagggaccttgTACATTTAATCTATAACATAATTtcctaacatttttttttattcaatttagtccctaatgttaTAAGTAGACTATATAGCTAAATTGAATTCCTATTCAATTCCAACATTTTCTCTACTTTTCAACTTAATCTTAACATAACTCATACTTATTAATCAACAATTCTTAACATATTCAAGCTTGATTTCACCAAAAACCTACTATTGTGACTTAACATATACTAAACAATTTGAAAATCTAAAACTTGGGTATGATAAACTAAggttaaataatcaaaattttatagaaatcatgaaataaaaaTCCAATTACCTTGCTTAATTTTGGaccaaaatataaaagaaaaaaaaagggaaaatcctTCTTTCTTTCAACTAGGACGACACATTGGGAGAGAAGAATAAATGCTTTCTTCTCTCTCTGTAACGACTCAAATTTTAAGGTCatcgaaaaattgaaattttgggttataattttcgcaaaataaatttgtaaatatttattagaaatatttacgaagctagtagtgtagttaattagactttggttaagtgaattagcttgaattaaggttaatttaatgaaaggactgaattgaatatagtgtaaaagtttaattgtagAATAGAGAAAATTCAAGGGATTAAATTAGCAATTAGGCCATAAGGTGACAAatgtatgttaaaaataaataaattgtgtaaaaatataaatggtacacatgtaataaacatgtgtatttacttatattataagaaaataataataatgattaaagtatattataataatataatataataaagtaattaaataaaataaaagaatgaatgaaaaatgaaacatagcagggaaagaaagaaagaaaaagaaaaggaaaatttagggttttggagttccaagcttgattggtaagtcaatttgatctattttcttgtaattttgatgtctATGGAATCCTAGGAAAGAATACTACTTGAGTTATGTTGGAATTTAGaaagttattaaatttttagatgttgattaagttgaataaatggaagaattaagtgttaatttgatggaaattcaagttagaagtgggagaaggattaaattgtgaaagaaaaTATAGGTCTTGcaataatagggattaaattgagaagatgttataattagtgttttatgttgaaatttaagaGTTGGGATAGcttaaaatgataattgaatgaaaatatagggtttattttgaacaaaagactggttatggtggaaggactaaattgaaattttagtaaaAGTTACATGGAAATTAAAGAATGTGttgttaaataatatatattgataattttaaatgttaaattttatgtagccaacGTAGCACTGGAAACATCatcgaaaaagggaaaggagaaagtgaacgaggatatcgaGTAAATTCGAGAAATTCGGATTGTttttctataaactatgcttaatgttttaatacaatgtaattgttattttttttagttagaaTGTATGTGAATAATATGATGGGAACTGTTATTACAATTGTATTGGAATTGAATTACATGTGAATTATTATggaaaaatattgaaatgaagtaaaattaaattaagaatggaaatttgaaaattggaaGTTGACTGAAAACCCTATTAACAATGTCAGGCTATtcgatatagttggcatgccataggatcagTGGAGTTAGGGATATTCCGACtctgtgtcgatgagacactttaTGTGTCGCCAGACTGTGACTGTTCCAGATTCGTTTCGAAGAGGTACTCTGTACCTAACTATGACTGTGACTGTTTCGGATTTGTTCTGAAAAGGTACTATGTGTACCATTACTGATATTGTTACCCTTATGGTGTATTTCGGCTTcagccgatgaaacactgtattaTATCCCTGGTGTGTAGGTTGGATTTGGATCCACGTATCCGTTCAGGTCCGAGTTATATTAATAGGGGTAATTGAAAGTACTAAAGACAAAGATTGACTGCTATTGATTATGTGCCTGTGACTGTGACGGTTATACAAGTATTGAAagatattgaatgatatgaaaagtataaaaagaattgCTTAAATGCATTTAAGAGTTATAAGTTAAAGGTAAGTGATGAAGCTAATAAGATTATGAAGTAAAAAGTTATGTTACAAAGTATATACATAGCTTATTATTAATGATTTAAGTactagtttatagaaataccgttgagtgcatactcagcgtacggtttgtttccgtgcgcaggctaggtacgaaagaaagctaaggactcagcatccaagcTAATCCCAGACTCAAAGTGATGAATACTTTCTTTTTGTAAAatagcatgtacctaggttgttaagGTGTTATTTTGTATATGATAGCGTATAAACATGAAAGTTGTTGAAGCATAgtatgaaatatgcatattttggaagttaaactttaatgagtttgactagtatgataatgtgtataattttgatataaatTGTGGTACATAATTCTTAAGAGgtattgaatgaatgaatgaatatttgctaagtttgaatagcataatgaatgatatttgatttaagaactattagtaaatgtttgggcatgaaatagatgtgtttagcatgtgaaaatagctttaaaatggtcaaaaatcatgttttcacacggccaagtcacatgggcgtgtacccaggccgtgtgaaaaagtcagacTCTGCCCATGGCCTGGCCCCACGGCCATGTTCCAGGCCACACGGCCATGCCccaggccacacgagcgtgtacccCTATCTCCaaggaaaaatttctaaagttgccagtttagtcccgaatcacttttaAAACATATATTGGGCCCCATAGGCctatattagggactttatgatgaaatttgatgAATATTGATCTGGAATGTAAAGTGTATGATtgggttttgtataaatgttaatgtataagtccggtaatatCTCGTAGCCCTATTCCAGTGACAGCGTGAGTTagaaggtgttacatttaatggtatcagagctaactGGGTTTAGCTAATTCTAGGATTAAGTCGAGCATGAAAtagagtctagaggtacatgtcATTATTATGTTAACTTTGAGTCGGAATTGGATGCTGATTTATATACtgataaattaattatgttttatagtgaataaaAGATGTCTGACGAAAGTATCGAGGGTACCGATCAAGAAATGTACAGTAGAGATGAACCATATGATGTAAATGAATCTGAATCTGCAACCCCAAGTGTAAATCCGGTAGGTAACCAACCACCGAATACTGGAAGGGATAATACAAAAGTATTTAGAATGATTGCCGAAGCTCTTAAAAGAGTGGTAAGAAGTATGCCTGCTACTACTTCTACCCCTGTTACCCGAAGAGCCCAAATTAAGGAACTGTGAAAGTATGGAGCTATAAAATTTTGGGGATCAAAGGGAACTGATTCAACAACAGCTGAAAATTGGTTAGAGACTACCAAGAGAATTTTAAAGCAATTAGAATGCACACCCCAGGAAAGTTTGGTATGTATTGTTTCTCTGTTACAAGAGAAGGCTTATAtatggtgggaatcagtgattcagaatataccagaagaACAGGTaaactgggaattctttcaacgAGAATTTCAGAAAAATTATTTGGGAGAGACATATATGGAAGACCAGAAGCAGGTGTTTTTGATGCTTAAACAGAGAGATATGTCCGCAGTGGATTATGAACGGGAATTTTTGAGACGAAGCAGATATGCAACTGAATTTGTAACAACTGAAGCTCACAGATGCAAGCGATTTTTAAGAGGACTGCGAGATGAATTTCAACTGCAATTGATGCCTCTATGGATTACAGAGTTTGCAGATCTAGTAGAAAGAGCTAAAATAATTGAGCAAGTACTGGGGAAGAGTAAAAAGTCTGAAACTGTCCGTTCAGCTGAAAAACGTCCTGGAACTGCTAGTTCAAATCAGCAATTCAAACGATCGAGGGAATCTCGCAGTGGTGGAAGATTTAGTTCAAGATCAGAAAGAGGAATAGACAAAATACTGTATCTACTAGTAGTTTCAGAAGGCCAGCTCAGAATACTGAAATTCCAGAATATGAGTATTGTGGAAACAGACATAGAGAAGGATGTAGAAGGTTAACTGGGGGTTGTTTCCGATGTAGATCCACTGATCATTTTGTTAAGGATTGCCCAAAGATTGGTAAGGCAGCACCAATAGTATCACAAAGATCTAAATCTGCTTCTAGAGGCCTAAGATCTGGCCGAAGTGGTCCAGTTGCTAGAGGAGGTACTAGAAGAACTAGTGAAAATGCTACCTAACAATCCGAAGTAAGAACTCCAGCCCGAGCATATGTTGTAAGAACTCGAGACGAGGGGGATGCTCATGATGTTGTGACAGGTATATTCTTATTACATTCAAAACCCGTAAATGCTTTAATAGATCCCGGATCGTCGCATTCCTATGTTAATACAAAACGATCGTCGCATTCCTATATTAATACAAAACTAGTTGAGATAGGAAATTTAAAATCTGAATTGTCTAGAATAATGATAGAAGTGTCTAGTCCATTAGCGCAAACTGTGTTAGTAAATCAAATATGTCGAAGATTTCTGTTAATGATTCAATGTTGATCTGTTGATTATGCCATTCGACGATTTTGACATTatactgggtatggactggttgtcAGAACATGAAGTAATTTTGGactgttataaaaagaaatttactattcaaaatgAAGATGGAAAACggattgaagtaaatggtataAGGACTAGTGGTTTAGCTCGAATCATTTCTGCAGTTAAAGCTAGCAAGCTTCTTTACCAAGGATGTGCTGCTTTCTTAGCATATGTTATTAACTCCGATTCAGTAGAGAGTCAGTGCAGTAAAATTAGGACtatatgtgaatttcctgatgtatttcctaaagaatTGCCTGAATTACCTCCTGATCGTGAAGTTGAATTTGCAATTGAAGTATACCCGGGTACAGATCCAGTGTCAATACCTCCATATCGAATGTCACCTACTGAGTTGAAGGAGTTAAAGGTACAACTACAAGACTTATTAGACCGAGGGTTTATACGACCTAGTACGTCACCGTGGGGAGCTCTAGTGTTAttcgttaaaaagaaagatggttcgatgcggttgtgtattgattaccaaCAGTTGAACAAGGTGACTGTTAAGAATAAATGCCTGTTACctcgcattgatgatttatttgattaattaaaaggagcttctgtattttcaaaaattgatttgagatcgggataTTATCAGCTGAAGGTAAAGGAGAGTGATGTACTGAAGACAGTATTCCGTACacggtatggacattatgaatttttggtgatgccatttgggttaacaaatgctctgtctgcttttatggatcttatgaatcggaTTTTtcaaccgtatttggatcagttcgtagtggtttttattAATGACATCTTGGTATACTCGAAGTCTGAATCTGAACATGAACAGCATCTCCGAATTGTTTTGCAAATATTGCGAGAGAAACAATTATATGGGAAAttgagtaagtgtgaattttggttaatgGAGGTTGTATTCCTTGGTCATATAGTATCAGCAGATGGGATAAGAGTAGATCCAAAGAAAATTGAAGACATACTTTAGTGGAAAGTTCCCAGAAATATGTCAAAGGTACATAGTTTCCTTGGTTTGGCCGaatattatcgaaggtttgtgaatggattttcaaaaatagttttATCGATGACAAAATTACTGCAAAAGAATGTTTTGTTTGTTTGGAGTGAgtagtgtcagaaaagttttgaaatgttaaagcaaatgttgacagaggcaccagtaTTGACTTTGCCAGAGTCGGGAAAAGATTTCGTTGTGTACAGTGATTCTTCTTTAAATGGTCTCGGGTGTGTACTGATGCAAAacggaaaggtaattgcttatgcttcgCGACAATTGAAACCCCATGAATgtaattatccgactcatgatttggaattagcagcggtgatttttgctctaaagatttagagacattatctatatggtgagaaatgttatatctacactgatcataaaagtctcaagcaTCTTCTGACacagaaagaattgaatttgagacagcgtcggtggatagaacttttaaaagattatgattgtgttattgactatcatccggataaagctaatgtggtagctgacgcaTTAAGTAGGAAGGCTAAAACTGagttgagagcaatgtttgcacaaCTCAGTATTGTTGATGATGGAAGAATTTGGGCTGAATTGAGAGTAAAACCAGTAATGTTTGATCAAATCAGAACAGCATAGTTAGAAGATAAAAAGTTAATGAAGAAGAGGGAGACAGTACAAAACGGTACAACAGAGAATTTTAGCATTGATGAGCATGATTGTTTGAGATATCAGAATCGACTTTGTATTCCAACTActttagagttgaaagagttaatacttcgagaagcacatgatagttCTTTTGCATTACATCCTGGAGGAACGAAGATGTATCGTGATTTATgggaactgtattggtggccaggtatgaagaAAGATATAGTGGAATACGTGGCtaaatgtttgacttgtcaaCGGGTAAATGCAGAACATCAAGTTCCAACAGGGTTGCTTCAGCCTattaatattcctgaatggaaatgggattacATCACGATGGACTTTGTAACCGGgttaccattgtcaacaagtaagaaaaatgctatttgggtgattgttgatcggctTATAAATTCAGCCCATTTTATAGCAGTCAGAACAGACTGGTCACTTCAAAGGTTAGCAAAAACTTATATCCGGGaaattgtaaggttacatggtATTCCTGTATCGATAATTTTTGACCGGGATCCACGATTTACATTGAGGTTCTAGAAACAGTTGCATGAGTCTCTCGGTACTCGACTTcattttagtacaacttttcatccacagactgatggacagtcagaacgagttattcagattttagaagacatgctccGAGCTTGTATCATAGGTTTTAAATtaggttgggaacgttatttaccGTTAGCTGAGTTTgtgtataacaatagtttccaatcaagtattcaaatggcaccgtatgaagctttgtatggtcagaGATGTCGATCACCAGTGTGTTGGAcggaattgaatgaaagaaaagtgatTGGTCCAGAGTTGATCCAAGAAACAGGAAATATTGTTAAAAAGATTTGAGAAAGATTGAAGGCAGCTTTTGATaggcagaaatcatatgcagatctgAAACGACGGGACATTGAGTActcagttggagacaaagtgtttcttaaagtttctctttggaagaaaattttgagatttggtcgaaaaggtaaattgagtccgcgaTACATTGGACTGTATAAggttatagaaagaattggaccggtggCATATCGTTTAGCTCAACCTCCTGAATTTCaaaaaattcatgatgttttccatgtttctaTGTTAAGAAGATACCGATCAGACCCATCCCATGTGATTTCAACTGAAGATATAGAGATTCGACCAgatttgtcatatgaagaagaaccggttaaaATACTGGCACATGAGGTAAAGGAATTACGTAATAAACGAGTTcccttagtaaaagtgttatggagaAGTCACAATATTGAAGaggcaacatgggaaccggaagaTACAATGAGATCACAGTACCCCCATCTCTTtacaggtaaatttcgaggacgaaatttattaaggggggagaaataTAACGACTCAAACTTTAAGGTCatcggaaaattaaaattttgggttataatttccgcaaaataaatttgtaaatatttattagaaatatttacgaagctagtagtgtagttaattagactttggttaagtgaattagcttgaattaaggttaatttagtgaaaggactggattgaatatagtgtaaaagtttaattgtagAATAGAGAAAATTCAAGGGATTAAATTAGCAATTAAGCCATAacgtgacaaatgtatggtaaaaataaataaaatgtgtaaaaatataaatggtacacatgtaataaacatatgtatttacttatattataagaaaataataataatgattaaagtatattataataatataatataataaattaattaaataaaataaaagaaagaatgaaaaaacGAAACAgagcagggaaagaaagaaagaaaaagaaaaggaaaatttagggttttagagttccaagcttg
It encodes the following:
- the LOC107939437 gene encoding heme-binding protein 2: MGQMKKFGFVLLVLSASVVEQIEGKGYEKPLNCGHLECAPYTLIHSHPEFEIRSYSKAMWVATPPISSINRTHSLCVRSMKKVIYIYLLFHINHPHSISNSDLFSMVRLFAYIRGNNDAAVKMNMTAPVLVNIHPRTEHLQNSTYVVHFYVPQKFQRNPPLSAEAQPVELPQHKYAAVRRFGGFMDDSNISVQLSALKKSLKGTGRDKSSASIQHSGRFLLYSAAGYNSPFEHENRVNEVMLWFD
- the LOC107939436 gene encoding uncharacterized protein, whose product is MSDESIEGTDQEMYSRDEPYDVNESESATPSVNPVGNQPPNTGRDNTKVFRMIAEALKRVGTDSTTAENWLETTKRILKQLECTPQESLVCIVSLLQEKAYIWWESVIQNIPEEQVNWEFFQREFQKNYLGETYMEDQKQVFLMLKQRDMSAVDYEREFLRRSRYATEFVTTEAHRCKRFLRGLRDEFQLQLMPLWITEFADLVERAKIIEQVLGKSKKSETVRSAEKRPGTASSNQQFKRSRESRSGGRFSSRSERGIDKILSTDHFVKDCPKIGKAAPIVSQRSKSASRGLRSGRSGPVARGEHEVILDCYKKKFTIQNEDGKRIEVNGIRTSGLARIISAVKASKLLYQGCAAFLAYVINSDSVESQCSKIRTICEFPDVFPKELPELPPDREVEFAIEVYPGTDPVSIPPYRMSPTELKELKVQLQDLLDRGFIRPSTSPWGALVLFVKKKDGSMRLCIDYQQLNKVTVKNKCLLPRIDDLFD